A stretch of the Haloarcula ordinaria genome encodes the following:
- a CDS encoding S1C family serine protease has protein sequence MSDTPTISELYEQAIPSVVSVYVTTEPGRRRGGAGSGFVVEDGYIVTNQHVVGDTDYVELRFHDGQWRTGEVVGDDPYTDLAVVAVEDLPEDAVALPIAEANPEPGERVAAIGNPMGLDGTITVGYVSGTNRSSPTGTGFTIPETVQTDAAVNPGNSGGPLLSLDGTVVGVNRAKGGDNIGFAIAPVIVNRVLPALVADGVFRPAYLNVRTIDVSPTVAEANRLEEPTGVLVIDVGEAAEAVLRGCERVVRVRGRDVPTGGDVILGIDDQPVRSTEELTSYLLTSADPGDSVELTLRRDGAEFTESVTLRERPVPGSRPRWDDRGEEPNAERRGRHDEDRSKRPHGRGRGPPDHRSPRHGRRPDGPRHRKRRRGHRGLAN, from the coding sequence ATGTCAGACACACCTACAATCAGCGAACTGTACGAGCAGGCCATCCCCTCCGTCGTCTCGGTGTACGTCACGACCGAACCCGGACGACGCCGCGGTGGGGCCGGGTCGGGGTTCGTCGTCGAAGACGGCTATATCGTCACGAACCAGCACGTCGTCGGCGACACCGACTACGTGGAACTGCGATTCCACGACGGTCAGTGGCGCACCGGCGAGGTCGTCGGCGACGACCCCTACACCGACCTCGCCGTCGTCGCCGTCGAGGACCTCCCCGAAGACGCCGTCGCGTTACCCATCGCCGAGGCGAACCCCGAACCCGGCGAGCGCGTCGCGGCTATCGGCAATCCTATGGGGCTCGACGGAACCATCACCGTCGGCTACGTCAGCGGGACGAACCGCTCGAGTCCGACGGGGACGGGATTCACCATCCCCGAGACGGTCCAGACCGACGCGGCAGTCAACCCAGGGAACAGCGGCGGCCCGCTCCTCAGCCTCGACGGCACCGTCGTCGGTGTCAACCGGGCGAAAGGCGGGGACAACATCGGCTTCGCCATCGCGCCGGTCATCGTCAACCGCGTCCTGCCGGCGCTCGTCGCGGACGGCGTGTTCCGACCGGCGTACCTCAACGTCCGGACTATCGACGTCTCGCCGACCGTCGCGGAGGCCAACCGGCTGGAAGAACCCACGGGCGTCCTCGTCATCGACGTCGGGGAAGCCGCCGAGGCCGTTCTGCGAGGGTGCGAGCGAGTCGTCCGCGTCCGGGGCCGGGACGTCCCCACCGGCGGCGACGTCATCCTCGGCATCGACGACCAACCCGTCCGGTCGACCGAGGAGCTGACCAGTTACCTCCTGACGAGCGCCGACCCGGGCGACAGCGTCGAATTGACGCTCCGGCGGGACGGCGCGGAGTTCACCGAGTCGGTCACGCTTCGGGAACGGCCAGTCCCCGGATCCCGGCCGCGCTGGGACGACCGAGGTGAAGAACCGAACGCCGAACGGCGTGGTCGCCACGACGAAGACCGCTCGAAGCGGCCCCACGGCCGGGGTCGTGGCCCGCCGGACCACCGCAGCCCACGCCACGGACGCCGGCCAGACGGCCCACGCCACCGGAAGCGACGCCGCGGTCACCGCGGGCTCGCCAACTGA
- a CDS encoding carotenoid biosynthesis protein — protein sequence MDVRRRFQVTNFVLVAVAVTHALATWPLADTAALFLGGMVLAFVLEAVTIRLGFLEHAVEPQLAGVPVTIVLVWPAVVYVSYRLALLVVPGTVPAAALAALLATLGDVATDPRGVRDGLWRYPPARLSKPRFYGVPWWNFVGWLVIVFVTALFPELAGRVV from the coding sequence ATGGACGTCCGCCGTCGCTTCCAGGTGACCAACTTCGTGCTGGTCGCAGTCGCAGTCACACACGCGCTCGCCACGTGGCCGCTCGCCGACACCGCCGCGCTCTTTCTGGGCGGGATGGTACTCGCGTTCGTGCTCGAAGCGGTGACGATCCGGCTCGGGTTCCTCGAACACGCCGTCGAACCACAGCTCGCCGGCGTCCCCGTCACTATCGTGCTGGTGTGGCCGGCCGTCGTCTACGTCTCCTATCGCCTTGCCCTGCTCGTCGTACCCGGGACGGTGCCGGCGGCCGCATTGGCGGCCCTCCTCGCGACGCTCGGGGACGTGGCAACGGATCCGAGAGGCGTCCGTGACGGTCTCTGGCGCTACCCGCCCGCACGGCTCTCGAAACCTCGGTTCTACGGCGTCCCCTGGTGGAACTTCGTCGGTTGGCTCGTCATCGTCTTCGTCACGGCGCTGTTTCCGGAACTCGCCGGCCGCGTCGTCTGA
- a CDS encoding NAD-dependent epimerase/dehydratase family protein has translation MNILVSGGAGFIGGHLAERFARDGHDVVVLDNLDPFYDLDIKHHNVEVGRDAAAEGGGSYDLVEGDVRDADLVADLVTDAEYVYHQAAQAGVRRSVENPRKYDEVNADGTLNVLDACRDEGIERFVMASSSSVYGVPQYLPYDEVHPTTPVSPYGASKLAAERYACAYGEVYDFPVVALRYFTVYGPRMRPNMAISNFVSRCMNDEPPIIYGDGTQTRDFTFIEDVVEANVTLLNEDAADGEAVNIGSTDNIEIKTLAEEIRDQIAPDLDLVYEERHDADAQHTHADTSKANDLLGYEAGHTIREGVSKFIDWYEANREWYEPLVRRS, from the coding sequence ATGAACATCCTCGTCTCAGGCGGGGCTGGGTTCATCGGCGGCCACCTCGCCGAGCGGTTCGCCCGCGACGGCCACGACGTGGTCGTGCTGGACAACTTAGACCCGTTCTACGACCTGGACATCAAGCACCACAACGTCGAGGTCGGTCGCGACGCGGCCGCCGAGGGCGGCGGGAGCTACGACCTGGTCGAGGGCGACGTTCGGGACGCCGACCTCGTGGCCGACCTCGTCACCGACGCCGAGTACGTCTACCACCAGGCCGCACAGGCGGGGGTCCGTCGGAGCGTCGAGAACCCCCGGAAGTACGACGAGGTGAACGCCGACGGGACGCTGAACGTCCTCGACGCCTGTCGCGACGAGGGCATCGAGCGGTTCGTGATGGCCTCCTCGTCGTCGGTCTACGGCGTCCCGCAGTACCTCCCCTACGACGAAGTCCACCCGACGACGCCAGTCTCGCCCTACGGCGCGTCGAAGCTGGCGGCAGAACGCTACGCCTGCGCGTACGGCGAGGTGTACGACTTCCCCGTGGTCGCGCTCCGGTACTTCACCGTCTACGGTCCACGGATGCGCCCGAACATGGCTATCTCGAACTTCGTCTCGCGGTGTATGAACGACGAACCGCCGATAATCTACGGCGACGGCACCCAGACGCGTGACTTCACGTTCATCGAGGACGTCGTCGAGGCGAACGTCACTCTCCTGAACGAAGACGCTGCCGACGGCGAGGCGGTCAACATCGGGTCGACCGACAACATCGAGATCAAGACGCTCGCCGAGGAGATACGCGACCAGATTGCGCCCGACCTCGACCTGGTCTACGAGGAGCGTCACGACGCCGACGCCCAGCACACCCACGCCGATACGTCGAAAGCGAACGACCTGCTGGGCTACGAGGCCGGACACACCATCCGCGAGGGCGTTTCGAAGTTCATCGACTGGTACGAGGCGAACCGCGAGTGGTACGAACCGCTAGTCCGGCGCTCGTGA
- a CDS encoding peptidylprolyl isomerase, with product MSDLTATLHTSEGDIEVELYDEKAPNTVANFVGLAEGADDYEGTEVGPGTGAWEDPESGEKRIDPLYTDIEIHRVIDDFMIQMGDPTGTGRGGPGYTFDDEFDDDLTHDGPGKLSMANRGPNTNGSQFFITLAATPHLDGKHAVFGDVTDGMDVVEAIGNAETDHSDNPNADIVLESVEIHR from the coding sequence ATGAGTGACCTGACTGCCACGCTCCACACGAGCGAGGGCGACATCGAGGTCGAACTGTACGACGAGAAGGCCCCGAACACCGTCGCGAACTTCGTCGGCCTGGCGGAGGGCGCCGACGACTACGAGGGGACCGAGGTCGGGCCCGGCACCGGCGCGTGGGAGGACCCCGAATCGGGTGAGAAGCGCATCGACCCGCTGTACACGGACATCGAGATCCACCGCGTCATCGACGACTTCATGATCCAGATGGGCGACCCGACCGGGACCGGCCGCGGCGGCCCGGGCTACACCTTCGACGACGAGTTCGACGACGACCTGACACACGACGGTCCCGGGAAGCTGAGCATGGCGAACCGCGGCCCGAACACCAACGGCTCGCAGTTCTTCATCACGCTGGCCGCGACGCCCCATCTCGACGGGAAACACGCCGTCTTCGGCGACGTCACGGACGGGATGGACGTCGTCGAGGCGATCGGGAACGCCGAGACGGACCACAGCGACAACCCGAACGCGGATATCGTGCTCGAGTCGGTCGAAATTCACCGGTAG
- a CDS encoding amino acid permease produces MVQHTRTLDFKIAFAIGLGTMIAAGIFSLSGTAVAAIGSSAVIAFVIAAAIAGVTAAAYSEFASIYSENGGGYLFCSQTFEDRDLLTYSIGMSLFLGYTGTTAFYLATMDEWFFRFVLPEWLHFLPHGTTGVVTALLLGVLNARGTEESGGFQLIVTGAKVAVLIAFIAGAFAFRGPGTAVTQFATSFGGDAISILAISALAFITFFGFSAIAASAGEIIEPQKTVPRAIAASIVTVTVLYALVIVAMVNSPVPPEIIAQEGETAMGRVAAGFLGSIGESLIVAGAIFSMVSASNASILAASSIGSLMGRQGQAPRRFSRIHREYGTPFWSVGTATATIMVLIVVFIGVFPTEGGLGAAIGLNLGLTALTGFATLNLLLPLAVVNIALIYSRRKFPDIKRGFRVPGVPVVPVIGVLANLGLIYNLPDRGVITGLVLTGTLVVAYLAWGGKPDTEEMFQEVVPETPSEGAVAESAAEASDQFRVLVPIARPDRTLRYVKLAAALANVSDKEAIIHVLNVTQIPDQTPWETVVDTASKRTEIIQEQVDDAGLDVDYTVEGHTCRDIAFDILQTARDDEADLILMGYPERHQEVTEAVEREAPCDVFFADQTVDESDLDVINIGAGGGPHHQAVLPLVNALGQRGSALHLINVSSGEVGTDETPGMTLDALEGVETTQVHNVRASSVADGLVETTAENGGVLVIGASRDRWLRQAIFGNTPDEVVALAAERDVPVLVYASQTPLSDRLTELLFPVARYLRKRFSRKGSKRGGSPDWG; encoded by the coding sequence ATGGTACAGCACACACGAACGCTCGATTTCAAGATCGCGTTCGCGATCGGGCTGGGCACGATGATCGCGGCGGGCATCTTCTCGCTTTCGGGAACCGCCGTCGCCGCCATCGGGTCGAGCGCGGTCATCGCTTTCGTCATCGCCGCGGCCATCGCCGGGGTCACCGCGGCCGCGTACTCGGAGTTCGCCTCTATCTACTCCGAGAACGGCGGTGGCTATCTCTTCTGTTCGCAGACCTTCGAGGACCGCGACCTGCTGACCTACAGTATCGGGATGTCGCTGTTCCTGGGCTACACCGGCACGACGGCCTTCTACCTGGCGACGATGGACGAGTGGTTCTTCCGATTCGTCCTCCCCGAGTGGCTGCACTTCCTGCCCCACGGGACGACCGGCGTCGTCACCGCACTCCTGCTGGGCGTGCTCAACGCCCGTGGGACCGAGGAGAGCGGCGGGTTCCAGCTCATCGTCACCGGTGCGAAGGTCGCGGTCCTCATCGCCTTCATCGCCGGCGCGTTCGCCTTCCGCGGCCCCGGGACGGCCGTGACACAGTTCGCCACCAGTTTCGGCGGCGACGCCATCAGTATCCTCGCTATCTCCGCGCTCGCCTTCATCACCTTCTTCGGGTTCTCGGCCATCGCCGCCAGCGCGGGCGAGATCATCGAGCCCCAGAAGACCGTTCCGCGGGCCATCGCCGCCAGCATCGTCACTGTCACCGTCCTCTACGCGCTGGTTATCGTCGCGATGGTCAACTCGCCGGTTCCCCCGGAAATCATCGCCCAGGAGGGCGAGACGGCGATGGGACGGGTCGCCGCCGGGTTCCTCGGCAGCATCGGCGAGTCACTCATCGTTGCCGGTGCCATCTTCTCGATGGTGTCGGCGTCGAACGCTTCCATCCTCGCGGCCAGCTCCATCGGATCGCTGATGGGTCGGCAGGGCCAGGCCCCCCGTCGGTTCTCGCGCATCCACCGCGAGTACGGCACCCCGTTCTGGAGCGTCGGCACGGCGACGGCCACCATCATGGTGCTCATCGTCGTCTTCATCGGCGTCTTCCCGACGGAGGGCGGCCTCGGCGCGGCCATCGGCCTCAACCTCGGACTGACGGCACTCACCGGGTTCGCGACGCTGAACCTCCTCCTGCCGCTCGCCGTCGTCAACATCGCACTCATCTACTCGCGCCGGAAGTTCCCCGACATCAAACGCGGGTTCCGGGTCCCGGGCGTGCCGGTCGTGCCGGTCATCGGCGTGCTCGCGAACCTCGGGCTCATCTACAACCTCCCCGACCGCGGGGTCATCACCGGCCTGGTCCTCACCGGCACGCTCGTCGTGGCCTACCTCGCCTGGGGCGGGAAGCCCGACACCGAGGAGATGTTCCAGGAGGTGGTCCCGGAGACACCGAGCGAGGGCGCCGTCGCCGAGAGCGCCGCCGAGGCCAGCGACCAGTTCCGCGTGCTGGTCCCCATCGCCCGGCCGGACCGGACGCTCCGATACGTGAAACTCGCGGCCGCGCTGGCGAACGTCTCGGACAAGGAGGCCATCATCCACGTCCTGAACGTCACCCAGATCCCCGACCAGACGCCGTGGGAGACGGTCGTCGACACGGCCTCGAAACGGACCGAAATCATCCAGGAACAGGTCGACGATGCGGGGCTCGATGTCGACTACACCGTCGAGGGGCACACCTGTCGCGACATCGCCTTCGACATCCTCCAGACCGCTCGCGACGACGAGGCCGACCTCATCCTGATGGGCTATCCCGAGCGCCACCAAGAGGTCACCGAGGCCGTCGAGCGAGAGGCCCCCTGTGACGTGTTCTTCGCCGATCAGACGGTCGACGAGTCGGACCTCGACGTCATCAACATCGGCGCGGGCGGGGGGCCACACCACCAGGCAGTCCTCCCGCTGGTGAACGCGCTGGGACAGCGCGGGAGCGCGCTCCATCTCATCAACGTCTCCTCCGGGGAGGTCGGCACCGACGAGACGCCGGGGATGACGCTCGACGCACTGGAGGGCGTCGAGACCACCCAGGTCCACAACGTCCGGGCCAGTTCGGTCGCCGACGGCCTCGTCGAGACGACCGCCGAGAACGGCGGCGTGCTCGTCATCGGGGCCTCCCGTGACCGCTGGCTCCGCCAGGCCATCTTCGGCAACACGCCCGACGAGGTGGTCGCCCTCGCCGCCGAACGGGACGTCCCCGTCCTGGTCTACGCCAGTCAGACGCCGCTGTCGGACCGTCTCACGGAACTGCTGTTCCCGGTGGCACGCTACCTCAGAAAACGGTTCTCGCGGAAAGGGTCCAAGCGGGGCGGCAGCCCGGACTGGGGCTGA
- a CDS encoding MOSC domain-containing protein, with the protein MVHVERLTVFPVKGLDGVDREASRLVAGGTLAHDREFALFDTDGDVLNGKRTDRVHDVETAYDPETRRLSVSAPGHESVAFDIGDEDERERAAAWFSSVFGVDLSLERDTDLGYVDRREMGPSVVSTATLEAVASWFDELTVESVRRRLRANVEIGGVPAFWEDRFVGDDAPAFRTGDVQFEGVTPCGRCVVPERDPDTGEPTPEFRERFVERREATFPDFADRSAFDHFYTVMLIASVPEADRGETVRAGDEVTVVE; encoded by the coding sequence ATGGTACACGTCGAACGGCTCACAGTCTTTCCGGTGAAGGGGCTCGACGGGGTCGACCGCGAGGCCTCGCGACTCGTCGCGGGTGGCACGCTGGCGCACGACCGCGAGTTCGCGCTGTTCGATACCGACGGCGACGTTCTCAACGGGAAGCGGACCGACCGTGTCCACGACGTCGAGACAGCGTACGACCCCGAGACGCGACGACTCTCGGTCTCGGCCCCCGGTCACGAATCGGTCGCGTTCGACATCGGTGACGAGGACGAGCGCGAGCGGGCGGCAGCGTGGTTCAGTTCGGTGTTCGGCGTCGACCTCTCGCTCGAGCGCGACACAGATCTGGGGTACGTCGACCGCCGCGAGATGGGACCCTCCGTCGTCAGCACGGCGACCCTCGAGGCGGTGGCCTCGTGGTTCGACGAGTTGACCGTCGAGAGCGTACGCCGACGCCTGCGGGCGAACGTCGAAATCGGCGGCGTCCCGGCGTTCTGGGAGGACCGCTTCGTCGGCGACGACGCCCCGGCGTTCCGTACGGGCGATGTCCAGTTCGAGGGTGTCACACCCTGTGGCCGCTGTGTCGTCCCCGAACGGGACCCCGACACCGGCGAGCCGACCCCCGAGTTCCGCGAGCGGTTCGTCGAGCGCCGGGAGGCCACGTTCCCCGACTTCGCCGACCGGAGCGCCTTCGACCACTTCTATACGGTGATGCTCATCGCGAGCGTCCCCGAAGCCGACCGCGGGGAGACCGTCCGCGCCGGTGACGAGGTCACCGTCGTCGAGTGA
- a CDS encoding ferredoxin, whose protein sequence is MTEADDPVDPSEFGEQDAPPIEEKPYKIIFEANKCFGAGKCAEVSRNWKLDLDTAIATPRAYFIGEEDVEHNVAAAEACPAKKDRGIIHVVDRRTNEEIAPNPHGDGTLSVDW, encoded by the coding sequence ATGACCGAGGCCGACGACCCCGTCGACCCGAGCGAGTTCGGAGAGCAGGACGCCCCGCCAATCGAGGAAAAGCCCTACAAGATAATCTTCGAGGCCAACAAGTGCTTCGGCGCGGGCAAGTGCGCGGAAGTCTCGCGGAACTGGAAGCTCGACCTCGACACAGCCATCGCGACGCCCCGGGCCTACTTCATCGGCGAGGAGGACGTGGAACACAACGTCGCCGCCGCGGAGGCCTGCCCGGCGAAGAAGGACCGCGGCATCATCCACGTCGTCGACCGCCGGACGAACGAGGAAATCGCGCCGAATCCACACGGCGACGGGACCCTCTCTGTCGACTGGTGA
- a CDS encoding DUF5813 family protein produces the protein MTDAPDEVTRPFEQHDAFVPAGDGYAVETTQFSGHVAASEGETWRTDFEVTVRAPSLQAATADDIGDAVADGWFETLERRLEDAPMATRVSVDLDDYAVERDGEEIVVTYRFSLGNASQGPAVSKAFVEYVQGTYVEGIVPGYDYVGVVADLMNDASTGESEGSRGGTPL, from the coding sequence ATGACCGACGCGCCAGACGAGGTTACGCGGCCCTTCGAGCAACACGACGCGTTCGTGCCGGCCGGTGACGGCTACGCCGTCGAGACGACGCAGTTCAGCGGTCACGTGGCCGCGAGCGAGGGCGAGACGTGGCGGACGGACTTCGAGGTGACCGTCCGAGCGCCGTCGCTACAGGCCGCGACGGCCGACGACATCGGTGACGCCGTGGCCGACGGCTGGTTCGAGACGCTGGAGCGCCGACTCGAGGACGCGCCGATGGCGACCCGCGTCTCGGTCGACCTCGACGACTACGCGGTCGAACGTGACGGCGAAGAGATCGTCGTCACCTACCGGTTCAGCCTCGGGAATGCGAGCCAGGGCCCGGCCGTCTCGAAGGCCTTCGTCGAGTACGTCCAGGGGACCTACGTCGAGGGTATCGTCCCCGGCTACGACTACGTCGGCGTCGTCGCCGACCTGATGAACGACGCGAGCACGGGCGAGAGCGAGGGGAGCCGCGGCGGGACACCGCTGTAA
- a CDS encoding Lrp/AsnC family transcriptional regulator — protein sequence MVTAYVMVKAHTGDADRLKTEIEAIEGVVEAHIVAGDVDLIAKVDVETPAAVKDVAATHIQDIEGVESTQTYIAMD from the coding sequence ATGGTCACTGCGTACGTGATGGTCAAGGCCCACACCGGGGACGCAGACCGTCTGAAGACCGAGATCGAAGCCATCGAGGGGGTCGTCGAGGCCCACATCGTCGCCGGCGACGTCGACCTCATCGCGAAGGTGGACGTCGAGACGCCGGCCGCCGTCAAGGACGTGGCCGCGACCCACATCCAGGACATCGAGGGCGTCGAGAGCACGCAGACGTACATCGCGATGGACTAG
- a CDS encoding potassium channel family protein: MRFVIVGAGRVGLRTARVLKESGHDVVLVEVNETTIERARDAGFEVIAGDAGMEDTIDKADLDSADALGALTGDLNTNFVACMVAKEHGCRTVMRIDEDYREEIYRRYASEVDEVIYPERLGAIAAKNALLGGNIRAVADIAQNLQLVEFTISAGSPMEGYSLSELELPSDSQLMAHAKGDSPLGLPNSDETLEAGDRVVVLADFNHLADVRSIVVGDSSQATALGGA, from the coding sequence ATGAGATTCGTTATCGTGGGTGCAGGTCGCGTCGGCCTCCGGACGGCACGCGTCCTCAAAGAGAGCGGTCACGACGTCGTCCTCGTCGAGGTAAACGAGACGACAATCGAGCGCGCACGCGACGCCGGCTTCGAGGTCATCGCCGGCGACGCCGGTATGGAAGACACCATCGACAAGGCCGACCTGGACTCGGCGGACGCTCTGGGGGCACTCACCGGCGACCTCAACACCAACTTCGTCGCCTGCATGGTCGCCAAGGAACACGGCTGCCGGACCGTCATGCGCATCGACGAGGACTACCGCGAGGAGATCTACCGCCGCTACGCCTCGGAGGTCGACGAGGTCATCTACCCCGAACGGCTCGGCGCCATCGCCGCGAAGAACGCGCTGCTGGGCGGGAACATCCGCGCCGTCGCCGACATCGCACAGAACCTCCAACTGGTCGAGTTCACCATCTCGGCGGGCTCGCCGATGGAGGGGTACTCGCTGTCGGAACTGGAACTCCCCTCGGACTCGCAGCTGATGGCCCACGCGAAGGGTGACTCGCCGCTCGGACTGCCGAACTCCGACGAGACACTCGAAGCCGGCGACCGGGTCGTCGTACTCGCGGACTTCAACCACCTCGCGGACGTCCGGAGTATCGTCGTCGGCGACTCCAGCCAGGCCACCGCGCTCGGAGGTGCGTGA
- a CDS encoding Lrp/AsnC family transcriptional regulator, with protein sequence MVNAFIMIKTVAGKSEELLNAVGESEGVDEAHIVAGQYDIIAEASGAEVYDVMHSVSSRIRNLEGVADTRTYICLE encoded by the coding sequence ATGGTCAACGCCTTCATCATGATCAAGACCGTCGCGGGGAAGTCCGAGGAGCTCCTGAACGCCGTCGGGGAGTCCGAGGGCGTCGACGAGGCCCACATCGTCGCCGGGCAGTACGACATCATCGCCGAGGCGTCGGGGGCGGAGGTGTACGACGTCATGCACTCGGTGTCGTCACGGATCAGGAACCTGGAAGGCGTCGCCGACACGCGTACCTACATCTGTCTGGAGTGA
- the tmk gene encoding dTMP kinase — MLVTLEGLDGSGKSTVWDRLAADDALPSDTVFTREPTDSWYGDCVQRSIDDDDADSLAELFLYTADHAAHLAETVEPALADGRLVVSDRYSDSRYAYQGATLADADAFDDAMAYVRRVHEPWTRPPDLTVYLDVDPETAARRSGATNKFEAADYLADVRENYEQLLEADPDRFVRIDATQSPDAVSEQALRAILDRR, encoded by the coding sequence ATGCTCGTCACGCTCGAAGGACTCGACGGCAGCGGAAAGTCGACGGTGTGGGACCGGCTCGCGGCCGACGACGCCCTCCCCTCGGACACCGTCTTCACCCGCGAGCCGACCGACAGCTGGTACGGTGACTGCGTCCAGCGCTCTATCGACGACGACGACGCCGACTCGCTGGCCGAACTGTTCCTCTACACCGCCGACCACGCGGCCCACCTCGCAGAGACCGTCGAGCCGGCCCTGGCAGACGGCCGACTGGTCGTCTCGGACCGCTACTCCGACTCGCGGTACGCCTACCAGGGCGCGACGCTGGCTGACGCCGACGCGTTCGACGACGCGATGGCCTACGTCCGGCGGGTCCACGAGCCCTGGACGCGGCCCCCTGACCTGACCGTCTATCTCGACGTCGACCCCGAGACGGCCGCTCGGCGCAGCGGTGCGACCAACAAGTTCGAGGCGGCCGACTACCTCGCAGACGTCCGCGAGAACTACGAACAACTCCTCGAAGCCGACCCGGACCGGTTCGTCCGCATCGACGCGACACAGTCACCGGACGCGGTCTCCGAGCAGGCGCTGCGTGCGATTCTCGACCGGCGCTAG
- a CDS encoding complex I NDUFA9 subunit family protein — protein MDVLVVGGTGFIGQYLCRELDERGHDVTALSRDPHDADLPTGVTRKTGDVTDYESIEEVFEGKDAVVFLPALTPLFEPDGGNEMHEVVHLEGTKHCVQAAEAHGVDRYLQMSALGAAPHAATHYLRAKGKAEDVVKESDLDWVIFRPSIVFGEGDEFGYFTKRLKQIFAPGVPLYPLPGGGEKATFQLIWVEDIVPMLADALEDDEHVGEVYEVGGPEVLTLREATELVFEAEGKSVSIVPLPMPLAKIGLPVLGALGFPMGSDQYEGLDFVNAPATNDVGAFGVDPSEMRTYGSYLGVE, from the coding sequence ATGGACGTACTTGTCGTGGGCGGTACGGGGTTCATCGGGCAGTATCTGTGTCGGGAACTTGACGAACGCGGGCACGACGTCACGGCGCTCTCGCGGGACCCGCACGACGCCGACCTGCCGACGGGTGTCACGCGCAAGACGGGTGACGTGACCGACTACGAAAGCATCGAGGAGGTCTTCGAGGGGAAAGACGCCGTCGTCTTCCTGCCCGCACTGACGCCGCTGTTCGAACCCGACGGCGGCAACGAGATGCACGAGGTGGTCCACCTCGAGGGGACGAAACACTGCGTGCAAGCCGCCGAAGCACACGGTGTCGACCGGTATCTCCAGATGAGCGCGCTCGGCGCAGCCCCGCACGCGGCGACGCACTACCTGCGCGCGAAGGGCAAGGCCGAGGACGTCGTGAAGGAGTCCGACCTGGACTGGGTCATCTTCCGGCCCTCCATCGTCTTCGGCGAGGGCGACGAGTTCGGCTACTTCACGAAGCGTCTCAAGCAGATCTTCGCACCCGGCGTACCGCTCTACCCGCTCCCCGGCGGCGGCGAGAAGGCCACGTTCCAGCTCATCTGGGTCGAGGACATCGTCCCGATGCTGGCGGACGCACTGGAGGACGACGAACACGTCGGCGAAGTGTACGAGGTCGGCGGCCCAGAGGTCCTGACGCTGCGTGAGGCGACGGAGCTGGTCTTCGAGGCCGAGGGGAAGTCCGTCAGCATCGTCCCGCTCCCGATGCCGCTCGCGAAGATCGGGCTCCCGGTCCTCGGCGCGCTGGGCTTCCCGATGGGCAGCGACCAGTACGAGGGGCTCGACTTCGTCAACGCGCCGGCGACGAACGACGTCGGCGCGTTCGGTGTGGACCCATCGGAGATGAGAACGTATGGGTCGTACCTGGGTGTCGAGTAG